The window AGTAGAACTGCTTTGAAGAAAGTTAAGGATTCTCCTGGGGAATCATTTGTACATGGGTGGAGTGTCCAAGGAATAGCAAGGAAACTGgtttaattaaaattaagatgGGTATATATGTAAGGCTGGAGAAATAAAAGTCAGAAAAAGGTTTTAAAGGTTTTGTATTTTTCTAGAAGTGataagtcagtcaacaaatagaTTAAGCAGGAGTAACTTAAAGGTCAAGCTTTTGAAAATTGAGAACATAATAGCAGAATTTCAATAATCTTTATGCAAATCAAGACTCCTCACATAAAAGTAGTTAACTACTatatagcattcccaatccctgcTATTTTTGTcggcctgcatttttgatttccttcacaggttaattgtacattatttcacagtctgattcttcttgtgcaacaaaataactatatgtatacatatattgtatttaatgtatactttaacatatttttttaaaaagttaaaacaataGAATCTAAATACTTGCAGTAGACATACTTAAAATGAGAGgagaaatcaaataagaaaaagaggagggCATGATTTTATAGGAGTATTTCCTCTTAGTTTGTAAAGAAATGGATTACCTTACCCCattagtttaaaatatttgaaaagcaagtCCTGTATTCTTTATAGAATTATACCAAATAAGTACTAAACTTATTAAATTGCATTTCAAGAatgaaatatgagaaagaaaatgggaggTCAGCAAAACCCATTTCTTACATTGTCTGGGGAGCTGCAGTTAATTCTTCTAGAAGAGTGGCAGgaagtagttttcttttcttggagggaaaaaaaaagtaaaattactaGAGGCATTTACTGAATTGTCttagaagattctgaagatcacccagTAGAATAAGACCAGATACAGAGGTTAATCTTCAAACTAAACAGCCAAATATTCAAACACTACTGAAGAGAGCATAACTCTGTTGGGCTAGCCATAATGTTCAAAGGCCAAATATAGGCTATTTTAtgagaattcacacagggcaagccCTCACACGATGGTTAGAAAAGGTGGTTAAAAAGACATTCTTAAGGtttctcaagaactttagaactgaccTGGGACAGCAAATTTCACATGTAACTTCACTACCACagagatgtcattttggtcatcCAGAACAAAGAACACCAACCAATCAGAGAGACACTTACATAGCTGTACTGAGCAAGATAGTTTAGTCAAAGGACTCCAATGAATGACATAATCAAAAGTGCCATTTTAGAATCAAGAGGACCTTATGTGTGGCCTgagtgactatgggcaagtcatttcacctctcaatttcttcacctggaaaATAAGGCTTACCTATCAGATCACTACTAGCTTTAAATCTAAGCCGCTGATCTCAGCTCCTACAACAGTTACAGGAATGTGACCTACCTAAATTCTCAGCCTCTGGGTGAGAGATTCAGGAATAACTGAATGGTAATGCCTTTCACAACTTGGTGTGGCCTCCATCACCTGCACCGAAGCTGAATTCTTAGCATGGCACTAAAAAAAATCTGCCCCCCATTTATGTTGTACTTAATGtctgaaatgtaaatttaaaaataagaaaacgttttatatttctagagaaGAATGATTTTCAGCAACCAGTCTCTTGGGTATTTTCACCTGCTTGTCAGTATTTATGGTTTCTGGTCACTCCAAAGTAAATAATAACGCTTTTTAAGACAGTGGTAGAAGGAGGATGCTCCTTGTTTCATAGTCTTCCCCCTTTAAATATATTGGGAGAAGAGGGTGTGGTGGGATTGATCTCTCCACCAGAGCATACTGCTTATATCTGCTACGGAAGGCAGAAAATGACCCAACTTAGATAACAGGAATACAGAGGGGGGTAGGGAAAGTCAGTATTCTCACCAGGATCTCAGCCCTGTCATTGCTGGGGAACAAAAGGCATATGCAATTGCAATCAACCTGGGACACGGGCCAGGCTGGAGCTTGAGCGCGAGAAACGCTTCCCTCAGCTGAGGGTCAGCGGCGTCTTGCCCCAGAACGGGCACCCCGGGGAGGACGCTAGAACTTTACGAAGACAAGAAACAGAGGGCGGCCCTGCCCCGCCGAAGAGGGACGCAAGAATGACGGGCTCGGGGACACGCTCCCTCACAAAGTGGGGGCAACCGGGAGAAAAGGGGCCGGGCCGCGGGCGGGGCTTGGTCACGGggagcctgggggggggggggggggggggggaggggggaggggggagggagggggggagggcgAGGTCGGGCCCGCGCTGGTCCGCATCCGCAGTTCCCCGCTGCAAGGGGTCTCGCCCAGCCCCAGGACAACAAGAAAACCGCCGGGATTCCGCCCCGGCCCTGACCTTTTGCTCCGTGAACAGCTCCTCCCGCcgcttcctcttctccttcaggAGCCGCTTGTCCCTGGGGAGAAAGGCCGGGAGAGATGAGGGCGCGCGGAGccccgcccccccctccccgctAGAGCCCGCGCCggtcggggtgggggggggggggggggttcaggAGGCGGGGCGTTACCTGAGCAGAGCGTCCCGCAGGCGCCGCTCGTCTTTCTTGGCCTCCGCTTGGGCGCTGGCAAACGTCAACTCTTCGGGggcttcatcttcctcttcctcctcttcctcctcttcctcctcctctcccgtCTCCGCCGCTGGGCCGCCGTCGGGGAACTCCAAGTCCGGTTCTTCCCCTTCCGAGTCCGACTCTTCTATCTCGTCCTCCCGGTCCAGCACCGCCCCGATTGGCGACGCGCGGCGAGGCCTCCGCGGCCGTAGGTTGaccattttcctctctcccaccGGCACCGTGACCCGGAAACCGCTCCGCGGAGGTGAGGAAGTCGCGTGACGTTGGAGCTGCGTGGGCGTTGCTGCCGCTACCGCCGCCAACAGGCCTGGAAGGTTCGGCTCCGCTTGATAAGCGCTAACCTGGCTTTGCGCATGCGCTCTTCTCGGCAAGAGGGCCGTGCGGTGTAAGTGGCTGCCTTGCAGATTTACTTGTCTATCCTTTCCTATCCTGCACAACCCACCCATTTTTTATGAGCCTATCATTTCATTCTGCTGCCGCCAAGCCAGGAATTAGCACACCACGGCGCTGTCTGTTTTTGTGGAACCCTGAGACTGGACCAAGTTTTAAAATTCTAACTTTTTTCAAATTCCGAATTTTAAAAACGTTCTGCAGGGATTTAAGGCACGATGACGTTACGGAGAACCTTTCTCCTTTGCTCAAACACGTGTGCAGCATGGTTTATAGTACGCCTACTAAGAGCattcaggaagacccgagttcagattCACCcaacctatttgcctcaattttctcatctataaaattggctggcacatagtaggtgatttaTGGCCGGTAGCTACTATGATGAACTCTAACCCCGTCTTAACTGATCCAACCTTTTCCCAAATGACCTTTCTGGAACACTAGCATCCTTCCTCCCCGAGTCCATTACCGAGTGTTTCCCAGAaacctcctcccctctcccacaGCTTattccctccccaccctcccgTAGCTCTGGCCTCCAGTTCCCCTGAGCTGGGCCCCTAATTGCCCTCCCCGCTCCTACCACGGCAGGAGAGTGttacaccccccccccttttccagACTTGCTTTCTGCTTCCCCTCAGGCACTGTTTTCTCCTCGGCCCGGCCTGAGCTGTTCCCCAAACAGCACAGTGGCTCTCCTGCCTGCTTTCCTTTGGAACAGACAGTCCCCATGCCTGGAACGTCACACCTGTACCTCCCAGAATCCTAGCTTCTCAAGACCCAGACCGGGCGTCCCCGTATCTGATGTTTTCTACCCCTCGGCTATTTGTACGTACttcttctgaaattccttttataatattttgaattttgtttttgtctttgaacaTCCAGTAATAATACTTTTTACACAGAAAGCAAATGATAAATGTTTTGCTGAGTGTCATGCCTCCTTGGTGTCCTCGCCCCTTCCTCCCCTATTAGAGGGTGCAGAGCTCCTTCCAGAACTTCTTTTCAAGAAGGAAACCCACACCAGCCAACTCTTGCATTTCCCACCTGGCTGCACTTCTCCATCATTCTCCCTTTCTAGTACCTTTTCTCCCTTCGTGTCCGCTCCCCTCATCCAGCTTACTGGTGTGCTGTCTTCTCCCATCAGAATGTAAGTTACTTGAAgactatctttttccttttcctttccttcttttttctttctttcttttttgcataaATGGGTTCATGTATCAGTGTATACATAATATAGTATTAACCTTTTCAAAGTATGGCACAAGGTAAGTACTTATAAAGTTTATTTGATGAATTGATTTGAGTTCAGTTCAAAATTagccctttcccccttttttctaaGTAGCAGAGTTAAAAGTTCATCTGCTAAATCATTCATTTTGTTCAGGTTGAATTTCTATCAGAACCCCACATTTTCCAGGTAAATTCTTGGAACTGCTttcaaagaaaaagtttttaatgcCATTCAACACATTTTGCTAATAGGACAGAGAACTATTTATTACTATCCACTGTTAATACTACATCATGTATACACCGATACATGAACTCACTCATGCAAAAAGACCTCTTATACTGAAAAATGAATCCCTACTGTTATTGCGGCAGTAATAAAACAAATTGTAGGTTTATATATACTCTCAAAGGCTCTGACACGGCCACCTATTCCTGAAGCTTTCTTGATCTTTCATTTCATACAGCTAGGATAAACTCATAATGTAGTCCAATTGATAAACAGATTTTGTTAATGCTATGTCATATTTCTAACTTGTAGCCGacttttcattcttctctggAGTTCTTATAAGCTACTTCCTTCACTGTGGgattttttgaaaagtttttctaGCCAACTAGGTAATCTTGAAATCACCTGAACTTTATTATGCTAGGGTTCCTAGATAGaccatttttaataaaacaaatgattttaATTGGGATTCAAATAACTGGCAAAGGAATAACCATTGGCTTCATACAGATGATTCAATTCTCCTTCCCAAGTATCAAACTCTATATATCCAGTCGTGCTTGGGGTGACATGGACAGGCATGGGGAAGATCCTGACTTGATCTCTagtttacagatgaaataactgaGTATGACAAATGTTaggttgttatgggccagaactctgcacttgaaacaaggattcttacaaagtgctaactcagtggaattgataagacaatggtgatctaatttaacatggtgattaataattctctaattcagtacatctacttagtacttaatatagttctacaagattgacacctattctacaagattcacacctatgataatgtgattataataaagcatataagctgggacaaactcagccagatttACTCCATTTCACACCACACTGGCCTGTCCTCCTGtacttcctccactgagaccaagctagcccaggcccccaggcaaggagacaataaagaatttaaacTTTAACATTTGGCTGTTCTCGAggtgattattctactgaaacaaaggctgctccaagaccaccagaaaaccaaccagaacactatatTAGGTGACATGTCCAGGTCACAGGCAGGATTGGAACTATTTACTACTCCACTCAAGAGTTTCATCAGTAAGAGTACTCTTGATATTAATGTCTGTTTTCTATGAGTTACCTTCCCAAGCAGATGCACTGGACACAGAGTAAGCCTATTTGCTAAAAGGACAGTCAGAAATCTGTAGTAGCTTACTTTCAGATGCTTTTGCCAGTGATCACTAACTGATCTTAGTGGGTGAGCTGTGTCACTGCAATGGCCCAAACCAGCCTTCTGGTCAACTGTTCCTGCAAAACATCCTTCTTCTGTGTCCCACCAATTTCTGGGAAAAACTGCTCATTCTCTGTCCTAACCCCACACttgaaccccccccccctttggttTTCAAACATAAATTGCTCCTATTTTTCCTATCATGTGGGTTATCTGGTTGCCCGCATTCTAGTGTTAGAAGTAGGACTTATCATGGTGAGCATCTTCTTTATGACCACTGGAGGAGTGATGCAGCCCTTTGATACCAGTTCAGAGCTTTGTTGTTGTCCAATCTGCCACCTCTCCTTGGGGGGTCTGGTACCTTTGGTTTGAATTCCATactcctgtctctttctcttagaTTCATTTATTAAGAGAAAAAGGGATTTAGATATTGGAGAATGCCAGGGCTGATAAACTCCAGGCAGGGATAGCACTGATCAACTTATAAAGCCCTAGGGGCTCAGGAATTTGTGGCCATGGATGGAAATCAGTGAAGACCCCCATGGTTAGCTGCTGAGTCTCAGGTTTTACAGGTTAAATAGGGTGGGGAACTGAATGAAATCTTGGTTTTTAATTTAGGTAGTCCATATTActtgaagaaaagataatgaaagaaaAGACCACAGTCAAATTTTCAAAGGCAACCAAACATCCAAAGGCACTGAAGACATCCCCTCTAAGTGGGACAGTGGATAGCCATATGTCTCTATATTATGGGCCTGAAATCTGCATATATTTAATAAGTTGGCAGAAATTAACCTAACATGGTCCCCATCATTGATGGACAATCTGGGGTGCTTTTGATTGGGATAAATTAAATTACCTTTACAAAATGTTTTGATGAAAATATCCTGAATAGGATGCTTTTAATAAATGGCTACTCAAACCTACCAAATGAGAAGCCAAAATTAATTTAACTTCTGTTAAAGAAATAACCAAActgaggaatggaaaaaaaaaaaaaagagggcagaAAACTAAATTTATGTCCTCCAAAGCAATGCCCAAAACTCTTTTCTTGGACAGTTAGAATTGTATCACTCAGATCAGAGATTTGCAGGTAAAAGCAAGTCACCTCTCCCAAAAAACATCTGAAAAAGATTCATTCCCTTACTCTATGAATTCCTCTATGAATGAGGAAGGTAAGGGGAAGTCCCCTTGGGACCATGGCCCAAATACaccttcttcttttaaaaatcaagaagggGGGCAATATTCAATATGTATTCCTTTAAATTGAATTGTGTGAAATCGAACATAAATTTTTGAGAAATTTAACTGGTAATTTATATTAGTTCTAATTCAACTCAGcattattacaaataaaataaattaagactAGTCATTGAAAGACCTTTTTATAATTAGatgaatttttggttttgctgaacAGCTTTAAGTGATTATTTCTCCATCTCCCCCagaacagatttcttttttatattctatgtgtgttttattgtttcatttctgtttttgtgtcattgtaaaatgcaaaatattgtCTTGTGTCATGTTTGTATTGTTTGTGAATTCAGTTACCTTGAAAGATTTCTAAAAGGGAAAATGCAGACAGCCAGAAAAACAGCTAAAAAGCTATAGGGAAAGAGTTTAGAATATTGGGGAAGATTAAAGCAAATGTCCTACTGACTCTCACTTTAGGCTTTCCACAGGATTAAGttatgaaggggaaaaaaccctgCAAGACACCTTTTTCCTGCCATTCCCATCTTGGCCACATTGGAATTACACAAATGAAGTTAGATAATCAGAGTTTATAGAActgctaaaattattttcctagatCTTGGAATTTTGGAGATTAATCATTAAGGAGATAGGAGGttaatcattttaagattgcagAGGAGAATTTCTGAGACTTGAGATAAATCTAGTAACTCATCCCATTCTAAGATATTTTAATGAGTTTTGGGGTACCACTCTaggatttgtttttaagaaaaaaataattaaattaggtAACAATTTTTAAGGTAAATGCACctagatatattttttcttaagattGATAGCTTTGTTTTAGTACCGTGAAGGAAGGCAGCTAGTTCGGAAGTAATCCCAGAGTaaagggtgggggagaggaatCAGACATTAATCTTGGGGTATTCTCAGATCCTATCATGGAAACCCCCTCCACAGATGCTATGAAAGGAGGCAACAGGATATGGAAATTAGTGCATGTAAGAGTGAGAAGGCAAAAATCAAGGATGATTATGAAAGTAGTCTATTAGACTATGAAAAAGCCAGAAAATGGCTGAGAGTATGAATGATGATAACATGTGCCATACCATTTAAAtactttaacagaaaaaaataataaagtacatcaaaacaaaaatatcttaGGCGAACCTCTCTATACAACAAATTACAGTCAATTTATTTTCTGCCAAAGTATTTATGTAAACATTAGAATCGAGGAAAGGCAATGCTTTAGCCAAGGAAATCCTTATgtttatattagaaataaaaaaatactattagaattatagataaattaaatgTTGTAAATCTAGataaatgaaaatagtttttaccACAACTATAAAACACCCAATAATTATTTGGGAATCGGTGCAGTCCAACACAAATGTAATGGGTTATTTTCTTGACAGTTTTTAATATCATCATTGTGACCGACAATAAGAATATCTATTGATTGGTTACATTTCCAGTTCTGAGGACCAGAGGTCTTTCTCTGTTTATAAATTTTTCCCCCATACACTTTCTCCCACCTCCTTTTGGGTTTAAGTATTTATAGCTAAGTACTTAtgaatcaaatttttttcctcatgctTACAATTAATCTTTTTCAGATTCATGACAGGCAAGCGCTTCAGGGATAGTGCTGCCACAGGGCCCTGAGAAGTGAAACCTGAAACAAGAATAAAGAATACTGAAATTAAACATGGTCTACCAAAATGAAATCATgtatttcttcaaaataatttttattatagcatttggggttagatctgtgatttcaccagTATAagaaaactccctccaccaatgtaGAGCACCATCTTTTCTGCAACTTCGGTATAGTCTTAGAAAGTGCCCATATTCAATATTCAGATATTCAAACATGACTATTAtaccctctcccctccccccaaaagaagCACAGGGGACAGAGACCAAGTTTGGGAATGGGAAGCCTCACTTGTTCTGACACATCCTCAgcatcctaggcaagtcacttaatcccagtgcCCTGAGCAAAATAATTGTGACACTAAGTAAAATATTTGACATGTACATATCAAATGTTATTTCACTTAATGTCACgtgtcacaaatattttatatatatacacatacacacacaatatatagaAATTTGAAGTTtgaaaatagatgctattatctccattttatagttgaggaaactgaggcagacaggttaagtgcCTTGgatcagggtcacagaactagtaagtgtccaaagttaagatttgaattcagatttttttgactccaagctcagctcagtgctctatccattgaaccacttGAAGGTactcaactcattttttttcctcctatttttgaTCATTATTCATTGTGGtattttttggtttaattttttctagaatgtataatggtttgatttttttttctagaatgcaTGTATGAGAATCAGGCCGTTTTATCCCTATTCACAGaagttctttcttttaatgaCTGACTAATAACTAACAAAGTGGCTGGTTCCACAATACGAATCAAAGTAGTTTTTGTTCTGTTGTTGTTCCTTATGTAAATCAGAAAACAACCCTTTGAAAATGGCTTCTCAaattctaacacacacacacacacacacaattctgattatggtccctttaagaaactaatcctttcagattgatttattcctttctgattcccaacccctcctagctgatgcattatcaattcaggaagccaggatctttgattcacaaatcctggtcaaaagcattcCTTTGAATTCCA of the Sarcophilus harrisii chromosome 1, mSarHar1.11, whole genome shotgun sequence genome contains:
- the NOL7 gene encoding nucleolar protein 7; amino-acid sequence: MGGLCRIGKDRQVNLQGSHLHRTALLPRRAHAQSQVSAYQAEPNLPGLLAAVAAATPTQLQRHATSSPPRSGFRVTVPVGERKMVNLRPRRPRRASPIGAVLDREDEIEESDSEGEEPDLEFPDGGPAAETGEEEEEEEEEEEEDEAPEELTFASAQAEAKKDERRLRDALLRDKRLLKEKRKRREELFTEQKKRKLLPATLLEELTAAPQTIINESLPRLEKGNAENENKEEKEEKMFHTRVKKRYVACRLKDQDLIDLRQQAAKGFIQKYLYGRGSNRTTVNKFLSLDNKRLPVKKPAVQFVNNNWGAERKQSAKKFKKQWMHKKKLASRRPNIT